The genome window TCTTGGAGGGGACCTGCCAGGCCAGCCCCTCTtttctgttgctgctgggtgAAATAAAATTGGGTGACGGTTCTTTTTTTTGATTGGTTCTTTGCGCTCACAATCACGCTCTAACCTTTACAAGGCCGCCCCCCACCAGCATCCTTTCCATCATCGTTTTTGATGGGAGCATCCGTTTCCATTTCCATTCTCATTTTCGCGTCGTGGTCTCTTTGCTTCCCTCGTCCTCTTTCATCACCTCCCAGCTCCCGCGTCTCAGCCCGGgtcattcttctcttgctctttgatttctttccttttacaTATCACTTCTACTCATAGTATAGGTACTTTCATCCATCATATCCACCTTGTAGAGCCGTTCAAAATGTCGTGATGACTCCAAATATGCCCGATTCTAAACGTGACAGCCTTGGAGGCCCGTAATGAGCGTAAGATTTTGTAAATTGAGCTGTATACCGATCCGGGTCCCTGAATACGCCCAGATCTGTTCGAGCACCCTTGCCTACGCGCCCGCCTTTCTCATCAACGCGTCCGTTCCGTTATGAAGGAGGAAGGCTCCGGACTGTGGCCCGTCACGTCCGCAACGCAACGGCAACGAGTCGCCATTCGGGGTCGGTCGTCGTCACTCCTGAGGATGCCGTGCCGGCTTCTCCCCACATCTGCATCCGTTTGAGTCCCGAGACGGACATCTATAGGGCTGCTGGCTCCGTCGTGACCGGTTCCTGACGGATCTCGAAGAGATCTGACATCGAAAAGCCGGGGGTTTTTTGATTTGTGGACCGTCCACACATGCAATATACGTCACAGTACCTGAATCTGGGGTTCATGTAGTCAAATTGAGGCTTAAATCTATATCTCTaaactaaaaaaagaaagaaaattcAAGTTGTATACACCTTTCAAAGGTGTATATGGGCCAAATCAAAGTAGAAAAAAGACACAAAACATGCCTTGGTATGACGAAGATGGATCAAACTTCACAGAATCAAAAGAATTTCAGACCAAAATGGGCCAAAGAAAAACAAGTCAAAGATCAGACCCAGTTGGAACAACTTCAAACAAAACAGACCaggtggaagaggaagaaagtcCCAAAAATCACGCAAACGAGAGCGCGACCGAGCAACAGAGCAACCGGACCAGACCAGTTCAAACAAgatgagctggagctggcacAAGTTGACAAACGTGGGAGGCCAAAGGTATCGGAAAACCGCATTGGCTTTGACTGATTGTGACGTGAACAAGTGTCCAACGTGTCCTCCAATCATCAAATCGCGCCGCGCACAGCAAAAAATGTAGAGAggaggaaaaaagaaaatggaGGACGAAAAACCTTGTGGTGCGGGCAAGGTGAGAGGAGAAAGCAGAATAACGCGCAAGTGATCTTGGTTGGAGGGCATAACATACCTAGAAAATCGGTTTTATTATTTCGCCGGGGGCCATTTTAGTGGGCCATCGACCACTGGCCAGTAACAAGTGCTACAGGCGCGCCAGGGGTGTTcgattttattttttaatgcGTCGAGGAGCTTGGTTTCCCAATTTCGCCAAATGCGGCTAGCCCCAAATCGCGTTGCCAGCTGCAAGTGAGTGATCTGGGATCAGAGCTCCCGACGCGCGAAAAGTACTTAACCTCTACGTCCCCCGCCAACGTTATCTCTTCcacttctcatcaaccaaTTGTCATCACAACCACTCTCTTCGACTCTTTCATCCATCTCAATAAAGTCTTTCAGACTCCTCAATCACCTCTTTTTTAACCAACCACCCCAAACCACCCAACCTTCAAAATGACTGGCGGCGGAAAGTCTGGCGGCAAGGCCTCTGGTTCCAAGAACGCGCAATCGTAAGTCTTGCCTCTTCGCTCACTTTGACGCGCCTTTTCGATCGCGTCTTTTCACCTTGATCGATCTCAAGCTAACACCACTCTTCTCCAGGCGATCTTCCAAGGCTGGTCTCGCGTTCCCTGTTGGTCGTGTCCACCGTCTTCTCCGAAAGGGCAACTACGCTCAGCGTGTTGGTGCCGGTGCTCCCGTCTACCTCGCTGCCGTTCTCGAGTACCTCGCTGCCGAAATCCTCGAGTTGGCTGGTAACGCTGCCCGtgacaacaagaagacccGTATCATCCCCCGTCATCTCCAGCTCGCCATCCGAAACGATGAGGAGTTGAACAAGCTTCTGGGTCACGTCACCATTGCCCAGGGTGGTGTCCTTCCCAACATCCACCAGAGTACGTTATCCATTTTCCCCCATAACTTTTCATCACCACTAACATCGCCCCAGACCTTCTGCCCAAGAAGACGGGTAAGACTGGCAAGAACGCTAGCCAGGAGCTGTAAATGGTTCATTTGGTTCTTGTTTTTCCATGCGATGGCTGGTTGTTTGGGTTGTCATGACAAAGGGGTCACGGTTCAAGGGTTCATACGGTTGTTTTTCATCAGTTTATTCGCGCATTAGGGTTGTACAATAATCCCCCACGGCTATGGTCATGAAATAAGAATACTTCAAAGATCTACATCCTCGCCTCTTAACCCTGCTGTGAACGTATTCACCACTGAAAACTATCATCCTCTAACTTAGCTTGGACCATGCCTTTCGCTGTCCCGAACTGATAAATACTCGCTGTTTGCAACTGCTATTTCTCAGTGATTTTGTGCTCAGCTATCGCTTCCAAATATAAGACATTTGCTTGCAGTGATTAGCCTTCTAACATGCATCATCGATAAGATGCCTGCCGCTCGTAGAGTGTCGGTAAGTGCTGATTCTTGTGGCCAGATGTCGACCTCGTTCGCACTGATACGATACTTGAATGACCAAATTCATTTGATTCATGCTACAGCCCTCTCCGCGAGCCCATCTGTATCCTCTTCTATGTACATATATCCTCTCGTACAGCCCAAATAATCCAGTCGAGTTTTTAGTGTCGGTTAACAGGGTGTGGGGGAGCTATTCACATATCAGTTTCCGGATTATTGATGGCTGGGTGCCACCGGATATATACTCACGGTCGAGAACAGGCGACGGGAGGTTTCGCTCAAACTTGGAGCCTGTGACAGTATCATTAGCATTCTGCACCTGACGACTCTTGCCATATGCTGGAGAGATATACCTCCGGGGGCTGTAGGGGGAGTATAAGGGTCGGGGTGCTTCCAGCTCTCTAGCagcttctcggtctcggtcaATAGGGCCTGTGCATCAGAATCAGCGTCTAGATCATCTTCCAGCCGCCAATTGGTGACAAACCCTTTGATGTCGGGGATCGGTGACATTGCGGTTGGCCTCGAATAGTGAGCGAATATACATAGCCTGGCCACGCCACAGGTGTCGATGGACGGCCCAATCTAGCGCCAGCTTCAATGAGCGGCGGTAGAGGGATCTGAATACGATGACAGTCAGCGCATGGAGCTCGATGAATCGGCAATCGTTGAGCCGGCGGTTCGGGAGGAGGTAAATGTTACTGACAAGGCAGCTCGTCGCGTCGACATGGTTTGTGAGGTAGTGAGAGTACGCGTGACCGGGCCCAGTCGAGAAAGGCTCCTCGCTATCGGGCAATTGGTCGGTTTTCGCAGGGATATCTGCCGTCTGGCGTTCGCTCGAGGGTTTCGTTGTTATGCTGGCCGTCTCGGTCGAGGTTGGGATACTGCGAAGAATGTCGACAATGACGGCAAAGATTTGGTGCCTTGTTGCCTCGTTCCGATAAATAGCCGATCAGCTTGGCCTACCCTGTACTTTGAGAAAAACACGAATCAATGCGTTACTGGTTCGAcagaagcttcttgaacCAGTCAGGCAACCTTATCGGGACTTCTATATGTTGATTAGTACGGTATACTCTGTTGCGAGCTAGATCAAACCAAACTGGCGGCTAGACCTCGATATTTCGATACACGTTCCTGATTTTAACGTGCATATGGCAAGAAAGTACTAGCAACTAACGAGAGAATGAGAACTAGATGTCAAACTCGGCTACTATGTCTGTGGCATTTAAAAAAACTGTGCCAAAAGAACAAAATAAGTGAGAATTTAGTATTCCCCCAGTAAGTCCAAAAATCATCACTACTGGGTTCAGTATAAGCTATTCAAATGTTGGCAGAGACAGCCCAGTACAACAGGTAATTGAGGTGCATGGACCAACATCTGAATTAGTTTTATGCGACAGCCTATTGGTTGCTCTTAAGCTGCCAAAACGAGGTAGCTTCGAGCTGAAACTGGGGAAATAGCCGCGCCACATATCTCACGTTGAGCCACACTCGTAGTCCCTCGTTAAAGGCGTGACTCATACACCCCGGCAATCGCTGAATGTACGCATCGTAGTAAGGctactggcactggcactgagtACTTGAAACCGAGATGCTTACTCTTCTTAATTGCTGTGGTTATCCTGTAAAAGATTAACAGAGCTTGGTATCGTGTCTATTCGGCATAACATCAAGGCATAGACGTGACCAAGTTCATGGCATCTCGGATCCAGCAGCCATAAACCATAGTGGGAGCAAAGACAACTAATCAGCGAATCTGCCCATATGAGAGAACATGAGATTATATGAGTAGTCGACTGGAGCTTTACAGCTAGTGCTGAACGAGATGTATGCCGAGTTGGCTGATACAGAGTAGATGTTGGAAGGCAAGAATTTGTCCATGTCCATATGACGACTTTCAACTTTCAACTTAAATGATATATTATTGAACGGGATGGTAATACTTAGCGCGTAGCGGAGTGCCACTGAGAGAGCAATGCCACCAAAACTTTGATTCATGACTGGGATCCAATCAAATAGCATGCTGATAACTGCCTGACCATTATACTGAAGCATTTACGTAGTGAATCTAAGAGTCAGAGAAGATGTAGTGACATGgagctatatatatttcgCTATGGCCTAAGTAAGGGCGACAGTGAAGCCTGCGAAGCAAGGCGCGCGTTTCGGAATGTGAGAACAAAACAAGAGCTTCACCTATATTCTAACAAGGGGCACCAATCATACCGATAGATCGTCCACCTGAACCTGCGAGCTGCTTGAATGTCGTTGTGTCTTGAGTCCAGCTAACGACCAAGGGTGAGCACCACAGGGTAAGCTTCTCCAGTTGAGATCATTACAACCATGGGTCCTGGAGGCTCTATATGAAGACGTGCATGGACAACCTGAGTCTATAGAAACATTGTTGTGGACAGTGACACGATTCGTGAGAGTTACTGAAAAGAATGGCTCTCAGAGGACAGTGTCTCAGTACACTCACGTCACCCATGTAGCTGGCACGGAAGGGTTCGGCGTCGCCTGGGAGTGTTGGCACTTGGCGATTTCTACATCAATAGCGACCCATTGTGCATCGAGTACTCAATTGCTGCATATtatttgttggtgttggattTATTTATGCTTGGGTTG of Fusarium musae strain F31 chromosome 5, whole genome shotgun sequence contains these proteins:
- the HH2A gene encoding histone H2A (EggNog:ENOG41) produces the protein MTGGGKSGGKASGSKNAQSRSSKAGLAFPVGRVHRLLRKGNYAQRVGAGAPVYLAAVLEYLAAEILELAGNAARDNKKTRIIPRHLQLAIRNDEELNKLLGHVTIAQGGVLPNIHQNLLPKKTGKTGKNASQEL
- a CDS encoding hypothetical protein (EggNog:ENOG41), producing MSPIPDIKGFVTNWRLEDDLDADSDAQALLTETEKLLESWKHPDPYTPPTAPGAYGKSRQVQNANDTVTGSKFERNLPSPVLDPPPHPVNRH